The Bacteroidales bacterium genomic interval TTTATCATTGATAATCTTCCTGCCAAAGGGTCAGAACCTCTAAACATCCTGGAAATAGGATGTGGTGAAGGAAATATTTGTTATCAAATGGCTCATTATGGCCACCAGGTGCTGGGCATTGATATAAGTGAGACGACCATCAAATCAGCAAATCGCAAATTCGGAAGCACCCCCGGATTAAGTTTCCGGGTAGAAGATGCTGAACAAATGAAGCTAAAAGCAGATGAAAAATATGATGTGATAGTCTGTAGCGAGATACTGGAGCACTTGCATGATCCGGGTAAACTGGTAGATAATTTTAAAAATCTGCTTCGTCCGGATGGCATTGCTATAGTTACAGTTCCAAATGGCTTTGGCCCCAGGGAAGTATTGATTACCAAACCTGTACAGAATCTCAAGACCGGGCAAGGCATTTTTGCTAAAATGATGAGAAGCACTAAATCAGCTTTGGGATACAAGGGAGATACTGATCAATCATCTGCAGAAGCCCTTGATCATATCCAGTTTTTCTCCATGAATCATCTTAGAAATTTGGCTGAAAATCGGGGCTTTACCATCGTGAAGAAAAAATCCGGGAATTTCGTAGAAAATGTATTCCCATTCTCATTAGTTGCACGACACTCATTTTTCCTGCAAAAGATGGATTGTGCAATAGCCGATATGCTGCCTCTATCTTTTACCAGTCAATATTATTCCGTGTGGGCACGTAACCACTAGATCTCTTTGAAACGGCAATTTTGCTTTCCATTTAGTTAATGGAATAAAAATTAACATAAGATATGTTTCCCCCATTTAGCCCTGATTCCTGTCAGGGCTCTTTTTTTTAAGATCCAATCCCCTCAAATGGGTTCTGCTTTTTATTGATTTTTTCCACAAAGATGCATGAAGTGTGCATTTGTCCAGATATCTTTTTTTTACACTTTGTAAAATTATTTTACCACACTACTCCATTCAAAACTGAATACTGTAAAAATATTTGTCAGAATTAACTTACTATTATTTCTACTAACATTTGATTATCTGCATATTACATAATTCTTCAAAAAGTATTTTTCAAAAATAAATTTTCCCATTAACTCTGGCATAGCTTTGGTAATAGTATTATCACACAAACGAACTCGTAAAAACTAACATAACTAAAGAACTCTACTCCAATGAAAAACTTATTTGCTCTCGCTATCATCGTTCTCGGATTCACTGCCACTTCTTTTGCACAGGTAACTGCAACTGCATCAACCACAGCAACCATCATCACCCCGATCGCCATCGAAAAAGACATAGATATGAATTTCGGTAATATCGCCGTAAGTCCAACATTAGGCGGTACCGTTGTTCTCCCAACTTCAGGAGCACGCACCAAGACCGGTGGAGTTACCCTCCCCGTAGTAACAGGAACTGTTTCAGCCGCTTCTTTCACAGTAACCGGAGAAGGCAATAGCACATACTCTATCACTTTACCTTCTTCAGCCATCACATTGACCAGTCCATCAGGTACAATGACCGTTGAAAACTTTGTAAGCACCCCTTCCAACACAGGCGCCCTGAACAATGGCAGCCAGGAAGTAAAAGTAGGAGCTACCCTGAATGTAGGTGCTGCTCAGGCTGCAGGAACTTACACTAATGAATCCAGCTTATTCGTGACCGTTAACTATAACTAGCTAGGAAGAGTGTTAGCTAATGGTAAGACGCTGCCGATGGCAGCGTCTTTTTTTATTCTATTATTTTGGCCCCGGGCAGAATTCATTGCACCTGCATCCAGTTTTTCATTCTAAAAATTTCTGAATCATTAATTCACTATTGATCAGAATACTATATTTCTTCCAGGTGATTACCTTATTGGATTTATGGGATTAATTATAAACCATCACTGTTAAAAATTTGTAGTAAAAAAAACTATAGCTTCCGACATCTGATTTTGTTTCAAATCATCCTATAGGTGATCCATTAACGCTGCAAAACATTGAATTCGATTAATCTATTCACTCAACATAACATTCCATGAAAAAAATCATCTTACTTTCACTTTTCTCATTTGTTACTCTGATAGGAACTTATGCACAGGTAACGGCTACTGCTACTACAACTGCTACTCTCATCACTCCAATTGCCATTGAAAAAGATGTTGATATGAATTTTGGAAATATAGCTGTAAGTCCTACCCTTGCAGGCTCAGTTGTGTTACCAACAACCGGTTCCCGCACAAAAAACGGAGGTGTCACCCTCCCGATTGTTACCGGAACCGTATCTGCAGCTTCCTTTACTATATCAGGAGAGGGAAACAGCACCTATTCCATTACACTCCCCAGTTCAGCAATTATTCTTACTGGCCCATCCGGCACCATGTCAGTAGAGACTTTTGTAAGTTCACCTTCCAATACAGGTACACTTAATAGTGGTTCCCAGGAAATAAAAGTCGGTGCAACCCTAAATGTTGGGGCGGCACAATCTGCGGGGACTTACACCAATGAATCAGGCTTGTTTGTTACGGTAAACTATAATTAATTTATTACTAAAACTAATTTTAAGTATTTCAGGCATTGTGATTCAAGAAAAATTAATTTTAACAGAAATCCAAGAATCCACATAAATCACTAGTTGCTTTACCAATTCCACAAATTTTGTAATTTTCCAATAACCCTGAGAAGAAATGATTTCTTTCTTTAGCTGCAGTGCCACTAATAGGAACAGAAGATTCAATTAGGATTTGCAAAGATGATTTCACTTCATTAAAGAAAACCTCATTATGCGTTTTAATAAAATTGAGTGTATTGTAGGTAAATATTATAGACTTTTGATCATCATATTCAATCAAAATAGTATTATCAGCTAGAAATACCTCATTCAGGTAAACACTAAAGTAACAACCAAATTCATTGATTTCGGAACCTTCCTAATTCTGGACACCTTTAGCCACCTGTCGTTGCATATGGTGGATAAACTCATCCAGCGAATGGCATAATCTTAGAATGTCATTTTTATCAGCAAAAAAACCAGATAGCCAGGCATATTCAACCTGGTGAAGGATACCATTAAATGTCTCATAATTCCAAAGTTCAATAATTGGTAGCCGGATATAATAATCCAGAATCTTAGTTCCCATTTCATAGTGGCATGGCTCAAGATTTCCAGAGAATGTAAAAAGTTGATCCTGATAAGATGAATCACCTAACAACATTTTCTTCCACATATAAAACTTGAACTCAATAATATCCGGAAAATCAAAATAGTAAAAAATTGGAACATCTCTTGCTGCATATATTACATTCTCTTTTTACTTTTGAAATAGCTAAGTTCATCTAATATGAACTCTAACCATCCATAAAAACTATCTTCTGTCTGTACAATTGGAAATTGTTGAAAATATAGGGATCTGCCACTACCATGAACCAAGTCGTCGATTGAAACATGAAAATGAGTTGCAAGAATAACAAGTTCATTAATAGAGAGGCTCTTTTCATCTCTAATGCGCCTATAAGCACTATCGTAACTAATACCCAGCAATTCGGAGACAAGGTGTACAAATGAAACTTGTGAATGATCTAGATTTTTTAAATTTTTAAACAATTTTTGCTGGATTGATATACTATCATCCATCTTTTTTTCAATTATTAATCTAAAGATACGACATTATATTAAAAATAGCAACTATTATTATTGGTTTAGGGAATATCGCAAATAGTGTTCAATAGATATTACTAAATCAGAAATATTTGGGACTTACTTGAAAACAGCATTTTTCTTTAATGAGAATCTTGCATCATATACAATTAATATTCAGTAATTTGAAAGATTTGACATTTCTTTTAAGATTGAGAACTGAATAAGAATCTCCTTTTGCAAATAATGCAAATTTCATTCTCTTGCTTCGGGATATCAATTTTCATTCAATTGTTATCCGATATAACTTTAAATCCGCAATCAGGAGTCTGGTTTATCGTAAACCAAAAATTGGATTGATCTAAATGTTCACTTACAAAACATTAACACACATTATTATGAAAACAATCTATTTCAAATTAAGCATGTTACTTTTTCTGATCATTGCTTTCCTTTTTTCTGCATGTACTAAGGAGGAGAATGATAGTATTCCGGTTAACTTAAAGCCACAAAGTGAATTGACAGTCCCGGTTGAGATTGACAACATCATGTTTATAGATTGGAAAGAAGACTTTATTTCACAATCTAACCTTAGTTTAAACTGGAATTTTTTCGGCAGTCAAAAGCCAAATTGGATCCATAATGATTTTGACCGATATGGCTTATATGACAACAATGGAAACCCACCCTATGGAAATAGTGCGGTTTCAAAAACTGTGATTGGAGATGGCAGAGGTTACATCATTGAAACTGAAGTGTACATAAACCTTACTAATCCTTCAGGAACATGTATCTGTCCTTCAATAGGAGTTACCCGCATTCTTAATCCCAATCCTCTTGGTAGTAACCAACCTGTAGAATCGGGAATTATGATGAGAATGAAATATCTTGGATCAGAAATGGGGAATGTACCTCCGGCAGCCCGGCATCATACCTGGTTACAGATTGAAGCCTTACTGGAAGATGGTTCCATTTCAAGTCCGGGAGAATATGCTGCAACGGTAGATAATATCGTAAACGGTTGGCATAAAATGAAAATAGTTATCCCTAAGAACAGGCTTGCTCACTTCTATCTAGACAATGAGCTGGTATGGATTACACCAAAACAGGTTCATAAGTCATTGCTAGAAAAAGAACCTCTTACTTGGAAGCACTTCACCAGGTATTGCAGGAAAAGCATATCATGATTGGGTTAAAATTACTTATATCACACCTGATTGATATGTTTATAAAACATCAGGCATTGATCTTGTTTGACATGCCTGTTTTGAGTAATTCCTGATTGCCTATTGCTATCCTGTCCAACATTTGACAGGATAGTTTTTTATCTTTAATGATGAATAAAATGAACCAATAGGACAAGTAAGTGTTTAAGGATAACGAAATAATATTAATCAAATGTCAGTAACAGAAACAAAACCACTTATCCAACTGAAATCGGTACCAGTACTTTCTAACATAGAAATAGCTCCATCAGTATATGTTCTATCTTTCCTCCGGGACTTTAACTTCAGGGCCGGACAGGTTCTTGGAATCGGGCTTTCCCAAAATGATGATCCCAGGCTATATAGCATAGCAAGTGGAGATAATGATGATCAGGTTAGTATCTTATACAATATCAAGCCTGGGGGACAACTAACTCCAAATCTGGCTCAACTGAATCCGGGTGATCGGATTTGGATCACCCCTCCTTTCGGAATCTATGAGGGAACCAATGATCCGGCATGGTGGATTGCAGCAGGAACAGGACTGGCTCCTTTCACCAGTATGCTACGTTCAGGCATGGGCGGGAACAAAGTACTCGTGCATGGCGGACGGACCGCTGATTCATTCTATTTTAATGAAGAACTTAGTAAAGCCTTAGACAACAGGTATATCAGGTGTTGTTCCCAGGAATCAGGCGAAGGACTTTACCAGGGACGAGTCACCCAATTTCTTGAAGAACAGGAAAACCTGCCATTAGATCAAAAGTATTACCTTTGCGGTAGTGCTGAAATGGTGGTTGAATGTCGTGAAATCTTATTAAATAAAGGAATCCCATTTAATCACATTGTAGCTGAAATCTATTTCTGAGAAGATGCATGATCCTGTTACCTTGCAAAGAAAAGAGTCTTTGCTCGGGAAAACCTTATCTGAACTCCAGGAACTGGCCAGAAAACATGAACTCCCTTCATTTACAGCAGGGCAGATCGCATATTGGCTTTATAAAACATCTATAAGGTCAATTGATGAGATGACCAATATCTCTAAGAAGATCAGAATCCTCTTAGATGAAAACTATACCCTGGGAATCAGTGATCCTGTTAAAGTTCAAACTTCAACGGACGGCACAAAGAAATACCTGTATTCCACTTCCGGTGCCAAATTTATTGAAGCAGCATTTATTCCTGATCAGAGGCGGCAGACGTTATGTGTTTCGACCCAGGTAGGCTGTAAGATGGGATGTCTTTTCTGCATGACAGGAAAACAAGGATTCCAGGCAAATCTTTCCAGTGGAGAAATTCTAAATCAACTTCGCTCCCTTCCAGAGAGACAAGAGATTACAAATATTGTATTCATGGGGATGGGAGAGCCTTTCGACAACCTGGAGGCTGTTATGAAGGCACAGGAAATCCTCACTTCAGAATATGGATTTGCAATAAGTGTCAGAAAAGTTACCGTGTCAACTATCGGTATTATACCAGCGATGAAAACCTTCCTTGAGAAAAGTAAATGCAACCTGGCTGTAAGCCTTCATTCACCTTTCGATGAGGAAAGAAGAAAACTAATGCCTATTCAGCATGTTTACCCGATTAAAGAGGTAATAGATACCATTTCACAATTCGACCTGGGAAAATATCGCAGGGTATCAATGGAGTATATTGTTTTCAGCGAAGTAAATGATACACAACGCCATGTAAAGGAACTAGCCCGATTATTGAATAAAACCAGGTGCAGAATTAACCTCATCCGTTTTCATGAGGTGCCGGGTGTACCCCTTACAGGGACAGATGAAACCCGATTACTGGCTTTTCAAAAGGCGCTTAATGATAAAGGAATCGTCACCACTATCAGGGCTTCACGTGGAAAAGATATCGATGCCGCTTGTGGTATGCTTTCTACTAAGGCATTGGTGAAAAAGGAAATCTCAGATTTCTAAACAATTCATCATTAATTCGATTAACTTTATATTTTTGTAAACAAACCACTTATTCCACTTTTACTAATGTTACTCAATAATAAGATTTTACTGGTTGAAGATTCTGATTCTGACCGCTTCCTATTTTCAAGATATCTCACTCAGTTAGGGTATGAATGTGATTGTTTTGAAAATGGGAAAGAGCTAATAGACCAGATTCACCGGTATCCTTCCTCTTTAGTATTGATGGATATTGAACTTCCAATAATGAATGGGATGCAGACTGCCAGGCATGTCCGTGAACATTTTAATGATTGTGAAAAGCGTTTTATTCTAATCGGCCTGACAAGTCATAATGATCCTGAAGTATTGGAAGAAATTGCTTCATCCGGATTTGATAACTGTTTACACAAGCCCTTAAAGAAGCGTGAACTTGAATTAAAACTCAAACAATACATCTCGTTGCCAATGAATGATTTAAGCCATATACCTGGTGAAGAAAAAAACCAGGCAAAGTCAGGAAGACTTTACTCCCTCGAAATGTTTGAAGCCGATGATCCTGAATTTTTAGAATCGATCATAGGAATGTTTGTTGCAAGTACTCCAACATCTATTGCCTCTTTAAAGTCATTATTTGAAAAAAGAGAATGGGAGCCCTTACGCGTGCAGGCCCACAAACTAAAACCACATTTTAACTATTTTATGATTTCTGAAGCCGCAAAAGCACTTCAGGAGTTGGAAGAACTGGCACGACATGCAACCGGAGAAGAGAAAATCCCGGATCTGTTAGCATTGATCGAAACTCAAGGATTAATCAGTGTTGAGCAAATGACCCAGGACTATCTTTCAAAATAGTTTAATATCCACTTCGGCCGCCTAAACTGAATTCTTCTAATGAAATTCTATGAAAGACCTGACGGTAGGTAATAGCGGCCGGTTGATTTTTCTTTTTGCCGTACCCATGTTGATCGGCAATGTTTTCCAGCAATTTTACAATATTGCTGACAGTATTATTGTTGGAAAGTTCATTGGCAAAGAAGCACTGGCTGCAGTTGGAGCCTCTTTCCCCCTCATTTTTATGCTTATCTCCTTTGTGGTTGGTGTTGCTATGGGGACCACCGTAATCATTGCTCAATATTTCGGTGCCAGGGATATGAAGATGGTTAAGAAAGCCATGGATACTTTATATATCTTCCTTTTTTTTGCTTCCATCCTGGTCACTATCCTTGGACTTGCTTTCAGCGGTCCCATTTTCCGACTTATTAAACTTCCTGCGGATATTATGCCACAGGCAGTTACCTATTTTAATGTGTACCTCCTGGGTATAATCTTTTTCTTCGGATTTAATGGCACCAGTGCAATCCTCAGGGGATTGGGTGATTCCAAAACACCGCTCTACTTCCTTATAATTTCGACCCTGATCAATATTGTCCTGGCTGTTTTATTTGTTGCCATATTCCGTTGGGGAGTGGCTGGTGCTGCATTTGCAACAGTTATCGCACAAGCAGGTGCTTTCTTTACCGGCATTATCTACCTGAATAAGAAGCATGAAGTCGTGAATCTCTCTTTGAAAAACCTTGAATTCGACTGGGGAATCTTTAGAAAAAGTTTAGCTATCGGCCTCCCTTCAGGATTTCAACAGACTTTTGTTGCTCTCGGGATGCTGGCAGTGATGAGAATTGTGAATGATTTTGGAACGGATGTTATTGCTGCCTACAGTGTTGCCGGACGAATTGACTCCCTTGCCGGGATGCCTGCAATGAATTTTGGTGTGGCGCTCTCAACCTTTGTTGGACAAAACCTTGGCGCAAGAAAAATTGACAGGGTAAAACTTGGTTTCAGGGCGACAATGTATATGTCATCAGCATTGGCATTACTGACCTCCCTCCTGGTGGTGGTCTTTCCAAGGGCTTTGATGGGACTCTTCAACAGTGATCCCGCCGTTATTGAGATCGGCTCACATTACCTTGTTATTGTGGGTACTTTTTATGTGTTCTTTTCCACAATGTTTGTGGTTGGCGGAGTCATGAGAGGTGCCGGAGATACACTCATTCCAATGTTCATTACCCTGTTTTCACTCTGGATTATCCGCATTCCACTGGCATGGTATTTTTCAACTCATTTTGGGTATATCGGAATCTGGTGGTCAATTCCCACTGCGTGGGCAGTCGGAATGGTTCTCTCCTACCTTTATTATCTAAAAGGAAACTGGAAAAAGAAGGTGATTGTCAAACCCCTGCCAGTTGAAGTTGAAAGTGAATAGATGATTTTGACCCTGGAATGATATTCCAGCAAATACAACACATCAACCCAACTTTAATTTACACTGGATCGATTATTCAGAATAATACTCATTTTCAAACCTGATCCTGTAATCCTGGGCAGGCCTTTGTCCTGACCCGGCAACATTAACTCTTGTTTGAATAATCCTGTTATGATCATCATAAACTCTTTCGATCCGGCTAATAGCCAAATCATTACTATCAACCGTTTCCTGGATGGTATTGTTCCCATTTGTATCATATTCCATCTTTAAAATCTCAATCCCAGAGCGGCTTTCTTCTTTTACTTCTTTCACTCTTCCCTGCTCATCACGTGAATAGCTGTTTTTCTCGACCAGTCTGCCTTCATTGTCATACCTTCTTGTAATAGAGCGATTCCCTGCTTCATCATACTCAAAGGTTAGCTTTGAAGTTCCTTCTGGTGATGATAGCGATTCAGAAATCAAATTTCCTTTTTCATCATATTCCAGCCTCTTTTCTAAGATGATATTGTTCTCTTCATCAAATTCGATTTCGGCTATCAAAAGATCTGATTCATATTCCATTACCATGCGATTCCCTGCCTCTCCTTCATCACTTTGGGTAGTTCTGCCTATAACCCTGTTAAAGGAATCATAACTAATGGTGGTCTCATCAAAAGACTCATCGGAGTAGTGCAACACCTCCTTTAATAATCGCCCCTCTGAATCATATTCCATGGTTTTGTGCTCCGAAATAAATTCATCACCTTCCAGCAGAATCTCTTCGATCAATTGCCCTAACCCATTATAGGTATAGGTTGACTTATGTTCAAGATCACCTTCTGGTAAATAAGACTCTTCACTTACAAGGTTCCCTTTACCATCATAGTTTGAAACCTGGAAACGGTATTCATTTTTGCGGATTTCCTCTTCTTCAAGTCCTTCAGTATGAACAGCCCGGAAAGAAGTAACACTCTTTAGTATCAATGACATGGTCAAAATTTTATTTATGAACAAAACTAGGAAAATAGCCTTTACTGTTAAACGGGAAGATCG includes:
- a CDS encoding class I SAM-dependent methyltransferase, which produces MKFVNYTLYSKAEDIKRLKFIIDNLPAKGSEPLNILEIGCGEGNICYQMAHYGHQVLGIDISETTIKSANRKFGSTPGLSFRVEDAEQMKLKADEKYDVIVCSEILEHLHDPGKLVDNFKNLLRPDGIAIVTVPNGFGPREVLITKPVQNLKTGQGIFAKMMRSTKSALGYKGDTDQSSAEALDHIQFFSMNHLRNLAENRGFTIVKKKSGNFVENVFPFSLVARHSFFLQKMDCAIADMLPLSFTSQYYSVWARNH
- a CDS encoding DUF4402 domain-containing protein, with protein sequence MKNLFALAIIVLGFTATSFAQVTATASTTATIITPIAIEKDIDMNFGNIAVSPTLGGTVVLPTSGARTKTGGVTLPVVTGTVSAASFTVTGEGNSTYSITLPSSAITLTSPSGTMTVENFVSTPSNTGALNNGSQEVKVGATLNVGAAQAAGTYTNESSLFVTVNYN
- a CDS encoding DUF4402 domain-containing protein, with the protein product MKKIILLSLFSFVTLIGTYAQVTATATTTATLITPIAIEKDVDMNFGNIAVSPTLAGSVVLPTTGSRTKNGGVTLPIVTGTVSAASFTISGEGNSTYSITLPSSAIILTGPSGTMSVETFVSSPSNTGTLNSGSQEIKVGATLNVGAAQSAGTYTNESGLFVTVNYN
- a CDS encoding oxidoreductase, with translation MSVTETKPLIQLKSVPVLSNIEIAPSVYVLSFLRDFNFRAGQVLGIGLSQNDDPRLYSIASGDNDDQVSILYNIKPGGQLTPNLAQLNPGDRIWITPPFGIYEGTNDPAWWIAAGTGLAPFTSMLRSGMGGNKVLVHGGRTADSFYFNEELSKALDNRYIRCCSQESGEGLYQGRVTQFLEEQENLPLDQKYYLCGSAEMVVECREILLNKGIPFNHIVAEIYF
- the rlmN gene encoding 23S rRNA (adenine(2503)-C(2))-methyltransferase RlmN; this encodes MHDPVTLQRKESLLGKTLSELQELARKHELPSFTAGQIAYWLYKTSIRSIDEMTNISKKIRILLDENYTLGISDPVKVQTSTDGTKKYLYSTSGAKFIEAAFIPDQRRQTLCVSTQVGCKMGCLFCMTGKQGFQANLSSGEILNQLRSLPERQEITNIVFMGMGEPFDNLEAVMKAQEILTSEYGFAISVRKVTVSTIGIIPAMKTFLEKSKCNLAVSLHSPFDEERRKLMPIQHVYPIKEVIDTISQFDLGKYRRVSMEYIVFSEVNDTQRHVKELARLLNKTRCRINLIRFHEVPGVPLTGTDETRLLAFQKALNDKGIVTTIRASRGKDIDAACGMLSTKALVKKEISDF
- a CDS encoding response regulator encodes the protein MLLNNKILLVEDSDSDRFLFSRYLTQLGYECDCFENGKELIDQIHRYPSSLVLMDIELPIMNGMQTARHVREHFNDCEKRFILIGLTSHNDPEVLEEIASSGFDNCLHKPLKKRELELKLKQYISLPMNDLSHIPGEEKNQAKSGRLYSLEMFEADDPEFLESIIGMFVASTPTSIASLKSLFEKREWEPLRVQAHKLKPHFNYFMISEAAKALQELEELARHATGEEKIPDLLALIETQGLISVEQMTQDYLSK
- a CDS encoding MATE family efflux transporter; this translates as MKDLTVGNSGRLIFLFAVPMLIGNVFQQFYNIADSIIVGKFIGKEALAAVGASFPLIFMLISFVVGVAMGTTVIIAQYFGARDMKMVKKAMDTLYIFLFFASILVTILGLAFSGPIFRLIKLPADIMPQAVTYFNVYLLGIIFFFGFNGTSAILRGLGDSKTPLYFLIISTLINIVLAVLFVAIFRWGVAGAAFATVIAQAGAFFTGIIYLNKKHEVVNLSLKNLEFDWGIFRKSLAIGLPSGFQQTFVALGMLAVMRIVNDFGTDVIAAYSVAGRIDSLAGMPAMNFGVALSTFVGQNLGARKIDRVKLGFRATMYMSSALALLTSLLVVVFPRALMGLFNSDPAVIEIGSHYLVIVGTFYVFFSTMFVVGGVMRGAGDTLIPMFITLFSLWIIRIPLAWYFSTHFGYIGIWWSIPTAWAVGMVLSYLYYLKGNWKKKVIVKPLPVEVESE